From Chaetodon auriga isolate fChaAug3 chromosome 10, fChaAug3.hap1, whole genome shotgun sequence, a single genomic window includes:
- the tcea2 gene encoding transcription elongation factor A protein 2 isoform X2, translated as MAKNQEVERIAKKLDKMVHKKNTDGALDLLRELKNIKMSLETLQSTRVGMSVNAVRKQSSDEEVQTLAKALIKSWKKLLDGSSEKKKDGSPERSSSTSKDSGSSEKSKESPTTPTLPPRVTSFPPAPVTTDSVRTKCRELLVAALQTDDDHLTIGVDCEHLAAQIEEEIFQEFKVTDVKYKTRLRSRISNLKDQKNPDLRRNVLCGNISPRRIASMTAEEMASAELKQIREALTKESIREHQLSKVGGTETDMFICNKCHGKSCTYTQVQTRSADEPMTTFVLCNSCGNRWKFY; from the exons gaCGGAGCTCTGGACCTGCTGAGGGAATTAAAGAACATCAAGATGTCTCTGGAGACGCTGCAG tcgACCAGAGTTGGGATGTCGGTGAACGCCGTGAGGAAACAGAGCTCAGATGAAGAAGTTCAAACTCTGGCCAAAGCTCTCATCAAGTCCTGGAAGAAACTGCTGG ACGGCTcgtcagagaagaagaaggacggCTCTCCTGAGAGGTCGTCGTCCACCTCCAAGGACTCTGGCAGCAGCGAGAAAAG TAAGGAGTCGcccaccacccccaccctcccccctCGGGTCACCTCCTTCCCTCCCGCTCCCGTCACCACCGACAGCGTGAGGACGAAGTGTCGAGAGCTGCTGGTGGCGGCGCTGCAGACTGATG atgacCACCTGACCATCGGGGTCGACTGTGAGCACCTGGCGGCACAGATTGAAGAGGA GATCTTCCAGGAGTTCAAGGTGACGGATGTGAAATATAAAACTCGTCTACGGAGCCGCATCTCCAACCTGAAGGACCAGAAGAATCCAGACCTGCGCCGCAACGTCCTGTGTGGAAACATCTCGCCGCGACGCATCGCCAGCATGACTGCCGAG gagatgGCGAgtgcagagctgaagcagatCAGAGAGGCTCTGACCAAAGAGTCCATCAGAGAGCATCAGCTGTCCAAGGTCGGAGGGACGGAGACGGACATGTTCATCTGCAACAAGTGTCACGGAAAGAGCTGCACGTACACACAA gTACAGACCCGCAGTGCTGATGAGCCCATGACGACCTTCGTGTTGTGTAACAGCTGCGGTAACCGATGGAAG tTCTACTGA
- the rgs19 gene encoding regulator of G-protein signaling 19 isoform X1 — translation MCHRKRSGYRPPDLINAKIYTGPIPGERGAELAMGGGRSETSALSGAGGGRGTTSTQNSQRPNACCFCWCCCCSCSCLTVRNEEERRRRSRRKRISQDTKMETIPNCEACTKPSVEEIRLWSQSFDKLMRNPAGRNVFREFLRTEYSEENMLFWLACEDLKQEINKSAVEEKARSIYEDYISILSPKEVSLDARVREVINRKMQDPTPHAFEDAQLQIYTLMHRDSYPRFLSSNIYKSLIHGGSRTSSES, via the exons tacACAGGTCCGATCCCGGGCGAGCGAGGGGCCGAGCTGGCCATGGGGGGGGGTCGCAGCGAGACCTCCGCACTGAGCGGGGCGGGAGGGGGGCGGGGCACGACCTCTACCCAGAATTCCCAACGGCCCAAcgcctgctgcttctgctggtgctgctgttgcagctgctcatg TCTCACCGTCAGGAATGAAGAGGAGAGACGGAGgcggagcaggaggaagagaatATCACAGGACACCAAGATGGAAACTATACCAAACTGTGAAGCTTG CACCAAACCCTCAGTGGAGGAGATCCGGCTGTGGTCTCAGTCCTTCGACAAGCTGATGAGGAACCCGGCGGGTCGGAATGTTTTCCGGGAGTTCCTGCGGACGGAGTACAGCGAGGAGAACATGCTGTTCTGGCTGGCCTGCGAAGACCTCAAACAGGAAATCAACAAGAGCGCCGTTGAGGAGAAAGCGCGCTCCATCTACGAGGACTACATTTCCATATTATCGCCAAAAGAG GTGAGTCTGGACGCCCGGGTTCGAGAGGTGATCAACAGGAAGATGCAGGACCCGACGCCTCACGCGTTCGAGGACGCCCAGCTACAGATCTACACGCTGATGCACAGGGACTCCTACCCACGATTCCTCTCCTCCAACATCTACAAGTCGCTCATTCACGGCGGCTCGCGCACCTCCTCCGAGTCCTAG
- the rgs19 gene encoding regulator of G-protein signaling 19 isoform X5 — MGGGRSETSALSGAGGGRGTTSTQNSQRPNACCFCWCCCCSCSCLTVRNEEERRRRSRRKRISQDTKMETIPNCEACTKPSVEEIRLWSQSFDKLMRNPAGRNVFREFLRTEYSEENMLFWLACEDLKQEINKSAVEEKARSIYEDYISILSPKEVSLDARVREVINRKMQDPTPHAFEDAQLQIYTLMHRDSYPRFLSSNIYKSLIHGGSRTSSES, encoded by the exons ATGGGGGGGGGTCGCAGCGAGACCTCCGCACTGAGCGGGGCGGGAGGGGGGCGGGGCACGACCTCTACCCAGAATTCCCAACGGCCCAAcgcctgctgcttctgctggtgctgctgttgcagctgctcatg TCTCACCGTCAGGAATGAAGAGGAGAGACGGAGgcggagcaggaggaagagaatATCACAGGACACCAAGATGGAAACTATACCAAACTGTGAAGCTTG CACCAAACCCTCAGTGGAGGAGATCCGGCTGTGGTCTCAGTCCTTCGACAAGCTGATGAGGAACCCGGCGGGTCGGAATGTTTTCCGGGAGTTCCTGCGGACGGAGTACAGCGAGGAGAACATGCTGTTCTGGCTGGCCTGCGAAGACCTCAAACAGGAAATCAACAAGAGCGCCGTTGAGGAGAAAGCGCGCTCCATCTACGAGGACTACATTTCCATATTATCGCCAAAAGAG GTGAGTCTGGACGCCCGGGTTCGAGAGGTGATCAACAGGAAGATGCAGGACCCGACGCCTCACGCGTTCGAGGACGCCCAGCTACAGATCTACACGCTGATGCACAGGGACTCCTACCCACGATTCCTCTCCTCCAACATCTACAAGTCGCTCATTCACGGCGGCTCGCGCACCTCCTCCGAGTCCTAG
- the rgs19 gene encoding regulator of G-protein signaling 19 isoform X2, producing MCHRKRSGYRPPDLINAKIYTGPIPGERGAELAMGGGRSETSALSGAGGGRGTTSTQNSQRPNACCFCWCCCCSCSWNEEERRRRSRRKRISQDTKMETIPNCEACTKPSVEEIRLWSQSFDKLMRNPAGRNVFREFLRTEYSEENMLFWLACEDLKQEINKSAVEEKARSIYEDYISILSPKEVSLDARVREVINRKMQDPTPHAFEDAQLQIYTLMHRDSYPRFLSSNIYKSLIHGGSRTSSES from the exons tacACAGGTCCGATCCCGGGCGAGCGAGGGGCCGAGCTGGCCATGGGGGGGGGTCGCAGCGAGACCTCCGCACTGAGCGGGGCGGGAGGGGGGCGGGGCACGACCTCTACCCAGAATTCCCAACGGCCCAAcgcctgctgcttctgctggtgctgctgttgcagctgctcatg GAATGAAGAGGAGAGACGGAGgcggagcaggaggaagagaatATCACAGGACACCAAGATGGAAACTATACCAAACTGTGAAGCTTG CACCAAACCCTCAGTGGAGGAGATCCGGCTGTGGTCTCAGTCCTTCGACAAGCTGATGAGGAACCCGGCGGGTCGGAATGTTTTCCGGGAGTTCCTGCGGACGGAGTACAGCGAGGAGAACATGCTGTTCTGGCTGGCCTGCGAAGACCTCAAACAGGAAATCAACAAGAGCGCCGTTGAGGAGAAAGCGCGCTCCATCTACGAGGACTACATTTCCATATTATCGCCAAAAGAG GTGAGTCTGGACGCCCGGGTTCGAGAGGTGATCAACAGGAAGATGCAGGACCCGACGCCTCACGCGTTCGAGGACGCCCAGCTACAGATCTACACGCTGATGCACAGGGACTCCTACCCACGATTCCTCTCCTCCAACATCTACAAGTCGCTCATTCACGGCGGCTCGCGCACCTCCTCCGAGTCCTAG
- the rgs19 gene encoding regulator of G-protein signaling 19 isoform X3: MVCGGDNLVSSLILPYTGPIPGERGAELAMGGGRSETSALSGAGGGRGTTSTQNSQRPNACCFCWCCCCSCSCLTVRNEEERRRRSRRKRISQDTKMETIPNCEACTKPSVEEIRLWSQSFDKLMRNPAGRNVFREFLRTEYSEENMLFWLACEDLKQEINKSAVEEKARSIYEDYISILSPKEVSLDARVREVINRKMQDPTPHAFEDAQLQIYTLMHRDSYPRFLSSNIYKSLIHGGSRTSSES; this comes from the exons ATGGTTTGCGGTGGCGATAACCTGGTTTCAAGTCTCATTCTCCCT tacACAGGTCCGATCCCGGGCGAGCGAGGGGCCGAGCTGGCCATGGGGGGGGGTCGCAGCGAGACCTCCGCACTGAGCGGGGCGGGAGGGGGGCGGGGCACGACCTCTACCCAGAATTCCCAACGGCCCAAcgcctgctgcttctgctggtgctgctgttgcagctgctcatg TCTCACCGTCAGGAATGAAGAGGAGAGACGGAGgcggagcaggaggaagagaatATCACAGGACACCAAGATGGAAACTATACCAAACTGTGAAGCTTG CACCAAACCCTCAGTGGAGGAGATCCGGCTGTGGTCTCAGTCCTTCGACAAGCTGATGAGGAACCCGGCGGGTCGGAATGTTTTCCGGGAGTTCCTGCGGACGGAGTACAGCGAGGAGAACATGCTGTTCTGGCTGGCCTGCGAAGACCTCAAACAGGAAATCAACAAGAGCGCCGTTGAGGAGAAAGCGCGCTCCATCTACGAGGACTACATTTCCATATTATCGCCAAAAGAG GTGAGTCTGGACGCCCGGGTTCGAGAGGTGATCAACAGGAAGATGCAGGACCCGACGCCTCACGCGTTCGAGGACGCCCAGCTACAGATCTACACGCTGATGCACAGGGACTCCTACCCACGATTCCTCTCCTCCAACATCTACAAGTCGCTCATTCACGGCGGCTCGCGCACCTCCTCCGAGTCCTAG
- the rgs19 gene encoding regulator of G-protein signaling 19 isoform X4 → MTDVLYTGPIPGERGAELAMGGGRSETSALSGAGGGRGTTSTQNSQRPNACCFCWCCCCSCSCLTVRNEEERRRRSRRKRISQDTKMETIPNCEACTKPSVEEIRLWSQSFDKLMRNPAGRNVFREFLRTEYSEENMLFWLACEDLKQEINKSAVEEKARSIYEDYISILSPKEVSLDARVREVINRKMQDPTPHAFEDAQLQIYTLMHRDSYPRFLSSNIYKSLIHGGSRTSSES, encoded by the exons tacACAGGTCCGATCCCGGGCGAGCGAGGGGCCGAGCTGGCCATGGGGGGGGGTCGCAGCGAGACCTCCGCACTGAGCGGGGCGGGAGGGGGGCGGGGCACGACCTCTACCCAGAATTCCCAACGGCCCAAcgcctgctgcttctgctggtgctgctgttgcagctgctcatg TCTCACCGTCAGGAATGAAGAGGAGAGACGGAGgcggagcaggaggaagagaatATCACAGGACACCAAGATGGAAACTATACCAAACTGTGAAGCTTG CACCAAACCCTCAGTGGAGGAGATCCGGCTGTGGTCTCAGTCCTTCGACAAGCTGATGAGGAACCCGGCGGGTCGGAATGTTTTCCGGGAGTTCCTGCGGACGGAGTACAGCGAGGAGAACATGCTGTTCTGGCTGGCCTGCGAAGACCTCAAACAGGAAATCAACAAGAGCGCCGTTGAGGAGAAAGCGCGCTCCATCTACGAGGACTACATTTCCATATTATCGCCAAAAGAG GTGAGTCTGGACGCCCGGGTTCGAGAGGTGATCAACAGGAAGATGCAGGACCCGACGCCTCACGCGTTCGAGGACGCCCAGCTACAGATCTACACGCTGATGCACAGGGACTCCTACCCACGATTCCTCTCCTCCAACATCTACAAGTCGCTCATTCACGGCGGCTCGCGCACCTCCTCCGAGTCCTAG
- the tcea2 gene encoding transcription elongation factor A protein 2 isoform X1 codes for MAKNQEVERIAKKLDKMVHKKNTDGALDLLRELKNIKMSLETLQSTRVGMSVNAVRKQSSDEEVQTLAKALIKSWKKLLDGSSEKKKDGSPERSSSTSKDSGSSEKSSKESPTTPTLPPRVTSFPPAPVTTDSVRTKCRELLVAALQTDDDHLTIGVDCEHLAAQIEEEIFQEFKVTDVKYKTRLRSRISNLKDQKNPDLRRNVLCGNISPRRIASMTAEEMASAELKQIREALTKESIREHQLSKVGGTETDMFICNKCHGKSCTYTQVQTRSADEPMTTFVLCNSCGNRWKFY; via the exons gaCGGAGCTCTGGACCTGCTGAGGGAATTAAAGAACATCAAGATGTCTCTGGAGACGCTGCAG tcgACCAGAGTTGGGATGTCGGTGAACGCCGTGAGGAAACAGAGCTCAGATGAAGAAGTTCAAACTCTGGCCAAAGCTCTCATCAAGTCCTGGAAGAAACTGCTGG ACGGCTcgtcagagaagaagaaggacggCTCTCCTGAGAGGTCGTCGTCCACCTCCAAGGACTCTGGCAGCAGCGAGAAAAG caGTAAGGAGTCGcccaccacccccaccctcccccctCGGGTCACCTCCTTCCCTCCCGCTCCCGTCACCACCGACAGCGTGAGGACGAAGTGTCGAGAGCTGCTGGTGGCGGCGCTGCAGACTGATG atgacCACCTGACCATCGGGGTCGACTGTGAGCACCTGGCGGCACAGATTGAAGAGGA GATCTTCCAGGAGTTCAAGGTGACGGATGTGAAATATAAAACTCGTCTACGGAGCCGCATCTCCAACCTGAAGGACCAGAAGAATCCAGACCTGCGCCGCAACGTCCTGTGTGGAAACATCTCGCCGCGACGCATCGCCAGCATGACTGCCGAG gagatgGCGAgtgcagagctgaagcagatCAGAGAGGCTCTGACCAAAGAGTCCATCAGAGAGCATCAGCTGTCCAAGGTCGGAGGGACGGAGACGGACATGTTCATCTGCAACAAGTGTCACGGAAAGAGCTGCACGTACACACAA gTACAGACCCGCAGTGCTGATGAGCCCATGACGACCTTCGTGTTGTGTAACAGCTGCGGTAACCGATGGAAG tTCTACTGA